One genomic region from Nymphaea colorata isolate Beijing-Zhang1983 chromosome 12, ASM883128v2, whole genome shotgun sequence encodes:
- the LOC116265236 gene encoding zeaxanthin 7,8(7',8')-cleavage dioxygenase, chromoplastic-like, translated as MDAISFHAPFPRLNLSSTPPKATPFAITLPIITNIRLERRPYQTQLTTHSPTNTTDTTALIEATPSPPPHSTEPVNGKQRKEPPPPLENAARTVRQLYKLVPSCLRVMLCNALDDLISNFVEPHPLQSSVNPKDVLAGNYAPIGEMPPTKCTVEGQLPSCLDGAYIRNGPNPQFIPKAAYHLFDGDGMLHAIQISGGQATFCSRFIRTYRFTKEEEAGLPIYPNFFALAGVAGFMRLAVFVVRVLTGQINLVHGVGLANTALAFMNNTIMALWESDFPYAMQLTPDGDVETIGRWDFGGKLRMGMTAHPKVDPVTGEVFAFRYGPISPFLNYFRIGVDGTKQPDIPIFSFQQPSFVHDLAITERYAIFPDMQIVMKPLAMFTGMGPPMGCEARKVPRVGIIPRYATDESEMKWIEVPGFNFVHSVNAWDEKGGEEVVLVAANIVPVEHILERMDLLHCCLEMVRINLREGKVVGRRALSRKNLEWGVINPKFLGRKSRYAFMAILDPMIKVSGIVKLDFDRASGEDCVVATRSFGKRCFAGEPFFVGKEEGGDEDDGYLLTYTHNEGSGESSFMVMDAKSSTLDIVASVRLPQRVPYGFHGLFVCQRDLHKQKNWQ; from the exons ATGGACGCCATTTCCTTCCATGCTCCATTTCCCCGACTGAACCTCAGTTCTACTCCCCCTAAAGCCACACCCTTCGCCATCACCTTGCCCATCATTACCAACATCAGATTAGAAAGGAGACCTTACCAAACTCAACTCACAACTCACTCCCCAACAAATACTACAGACACCACAGCCTTAATAGAAGCAACTCCATCTCCCCCTCCTCATTCTACAGAGCCAGTcaatggaaaacaaagaaaagaaccaCCTCCACCGTTGGAGAACGCAGCTCGCACTGTTAGACAACTTTACAAACTAGTACCATCATGTCTTCGTGTAATGCTCTGCAATGCTCTGGACGACTTGATAAGCAACTTCGTCGAGCCACATCCCTTGCAGTCATCCGTCAACCCCAAGGACGTTTTGGCCGGCAACTATGCCCCCATCGGCGAAATGCCCCCTACCAAATGCACCGTTGAAGGTCAGCTCCCAAGCTGCCTCGACGGCGCTTACATCCGCAATGGGCCCAACCCGCAGTTCATCCCCAAGGCCGCCTACCATCTGTTTGATGGGGATGGGATGTTGCATGCCATACAGATCTCCGGTGGGCAGGCTACATTCTGCAGCCGCTTCATCCGCACATACAGGTTCaccaaggaggaggaggcaggGTTGCCTATCTACCCCAACTTCTTCGCATTGGCCGGCGTCGCCGGGTTCATGAGGCTCGCCGTGTTCGTGGTGAGGGTGCTTACTGGCCAGATCAACCTGGTACATGGCGTGGGGCTCGCCAACACAGCCCTTGCATTCATGAACAACACGATCATGGCATTATGGGAGTCGGATTTCCCTTACGCCATGCAGCTCACGCCGGACGGCGATGTTGAGACGATTGGCCGGTGGGACTTCGGCGGGAAGCTCAGGATGGGTATGACCGCTCACCCAAAGGTGGACCCTGTCACAGGTGAGGTCTTCGCCTTTCGGTACGGCCCCATCTCTCCGTTTCTCAACTACTTCAGAATAGGGGTCGATGGCACAAAGCAACCGGACATCCCCATTTTCTCCTTCCAGCAACCTTCCTTCGTGCACGACTTGGCCATCACTGAGCGGTACGCCATCTTTCCCGACATGCAGATAGTCATGAAACCACTGGCAATGTTCACAGGAATGGGACCGCCGATGGGATGCGAGGCCCGGAAAGTCCCACGCGTGGGGATAATCCCACGCTATGCCACCGACGAGTCGGAGATGAAGTGGATTGAGGTGCCTGGATTCAACTTCGTGCACTCAGTGAACGCGTGGGATGAGAAGGGAGGGGAGGAGGTGGTGCTGGTGGCAGCAAACATTGTACCGGTGGAGCACATTCTGGAGAGGATGGATCTCTTACATTGCTGCTTGGAGATGGTGAGGATCAACCTGCGGGAAGGGAAGGTGGTGGGGAGGAGGGCACTCTCTAGGAAGAATCTGGAGTGGGGGGTCATCAACCCTAAGTTCCTAGGCAGGAAAAGCCGCTACGCGTTCATGGCGATCCTAGATCCGATGATCAAGGTCTCCGGCATCGTGAAACTGGACTTCGATCGAGCAAGTGGGGAAGATTGCGTGGTAGCGACCAG GAGTTTTGGGAAGAGATGCTTTGCTGGGGAGCCTTTTTTTGTGGGGAAGGAGGAAGGTGGCGATGAAGACGATGGCTATCTGTTAACTTACACACACAACGAGGGAAGCGGGGAGTCGAGCTTCATGGTGATGGATGCCAAGTCCTCCACGCTTGACATTGTGGCATCTGTAAGACTCCCTCAGAGGGTGCCTTATGGCTTCCATGGCCTCTTTGTCTGTCAAAGAGATTTGCATAAGCAGAAGAATTGGCAATGA